A portion of the Adhaeribacter radiodurans genome contains these proteins:
- a CDS encoding SusD/RagB family nutrient-binding outer membrane lipoprotein, which translates to MNNIKRKIAAFTFRTGFLAVFILTSCDKGFEEMNINPNSFTEPSIEPLFTNSIIRTVGTGTADRNRTNIKYASGIMQYHATLQNFWYGEKGIVNAQTGNFFETVYTSHLRELMIVIRETEANPELVNQNAIAKIWKVYALHRVTDAYGDVPYKQAAGAPEGIYKPAYDKQSEIYPWMLQDLEAALNQMDPAKASFGAADVIYSGSVPKWKAFGYSLMLRLAMRLTKVDPTLAQTWAQKAIAGGVMQSNADLAKLAHISANENTWNWDARELKRESLPEGNQGLGLVKMGKTFLDLLQANQDPRIPFYMTLWEGNIDAKQGQVISQTTTTELQKALPNGYDPNTIGTVIPGWKNELLREYSEPNTATVANFSAPTIILSYSEVEFLLAEAALRGWETGVPQEHYHKAIRANMESSTLYPNSGVANVAITPEEIDTYIASHPLTGSMEEMMTQIHTQFYLAHYMYLDFFEAWSNWRRTGVPALQPINYALNATGGTPLRRLMYSFEEKSLNAASVENAIKNQGPDLYTTRVWWDKE; encoded by the coding sequence ATGAATAATATAAAACGTAAAATAGCTGCCTTTACATTCCGGACCGGCTTTTTAGCAGTTTTCATTTTAACCTCCTGCGATAAAGGTTTTGAAGAAATGAACATTAACCCAAACTCCTTTACTGAGCCGTCTATTGAGCCTTTGTTTACTAATAGTATTATCCGCACCGTAGGAACCGGTACCGCCGACCGAAACCGGACTAATATTAAATATGCGTCGGGCATTATGCAGTATCATGCCACGCTGCAAAACTTCTGGTACGGCGAAAAAGGCATTGTAAACGCTCAAACGGGTAATTTCTTCGAAACGGTTTATACTTCGCATTTGCGGGAGTTAATGATTGTAATCCGGGAAACAGAAGCCAATCCGGAATTAGTAAATCAAAATGCCATTGCTAAAATCTGGAAAGTGTATGCCTTGCACCGGGTCACCGATGCGTACGGCGATGTACCTTATAAACAAGCCGCAGGTGCTCCCGAAGGAATTTACAAACCTGCTTACGATAAACAATCGGAGATTTACCCTTGGATGCTGCAAGATCTGGAAGCGGCTTTAAACCAGATGGATCCGGCAAAAGCTTCTTTTGGAGCCGCCGATGTTATTTATTCCGGCAGTGTTCCGAAGTGGAAAGCGTTTGGCTATTCTTTAATGTTGCGTTTGGCAATGCGCTTAACTAAAGTAGATCCCACTCTGGCGCAAACCTGGGCGCAGAAAGCCATTGCCGGGGGCGTGATGCAAAGCAATGCTGATTTAGCCAAACTGGCGCATATTTCAGCTAATGAAAATACCTGGAACTGGGATGCCCGCGAATTAAAAAGAGAAAGCTTACCCGAAGGAAACCAAGGCTTAGGCTTAGTAAAAATGGGTAAAACCTTCCTGGATTTGCTGCAAGCCAATCAAGATCCCCGCATTCCGTTTTACATGACTTTGTGGGAAGGCAATATCGATGCAAAACAAGGGCAGGTAATTTCGCAAACTACTACAACTGAACTGCAAAAGGCCTTACCCAACGGCTACGACCCGAATACCATTGGTACCGTAATACCTGGCTGGAAAAACGAGTTATTGCGCGAGTATTCTGAACCTAATACGGCTACCGTGGCTAATTTTTCCGCCCCAACTATAATTCTGAGTTACTCGGAAGTAGAATTTTTATTGGCCGAAGCCGCTTTGCGCGGCTGGGAAACCGGGGTACCACAAGAACATTATCATAAGGCCATTCGGGCCAATATGGAGTCGTCAACTTTATATCCGAACAGCGGCGTAGCCAACGTTGCCATTACTCCCGAAGAAATTGATACCTACATTGCCTCGCATCCTTTAACCGGCAGCATGGAAGAAATGATGACGCAAATTCATACGCAGTTTTATTTGGCGCATTACATGTACCTGGACTTTTTTGAAGCCTGGTCGAACTGGCGCCGTACTGGTGTTCCGGCCTTGCAGCCTATTAACTATGCCTTGAATGCCACCGGTGGTACTCCGCTTAGACGCCTGATGTATTCTTTCGAAGAGAAATCGTTAAATGCCGCCAGCGTAGAAAATGCTATTAAAAACCAAGGACCAGATTTATATACCACCCGGGTTTGGTGGGATAAAGAATAA
- a CDS encoding mannonate dehydratase codes for MQDNRRNFIKKSASLAAALSIGGTTSAMANHLISKEKPNKLKAFARDAGLKFALAMSPDSPRVPFAKQIDVRHAVSGIIKTANLKPWEPEAIKATKAAWDKEGIKWTVVEGPPSLGEQTKLALSGRDEEIANFITFMKNLKQYGGVDVICYNWMPVISWARTTMDRPGRGGALVTSFDNDDIKNKPLTKYGEVSKEAMWKNLEYFLKAVVPEAEKIGMNLSLHPDDPQVHSIQGISRIMNTVENFDRMLKLVPSKYSGLTMCQGNFSLMGTDIPALIRRWGKAGKINFVHFRNVQDLSGVLPSTKFTETFHDEGQIDMHAAMQAYYDIGFKGTIRPDHVPTMHGEENTRPGYMNLGTLYAIGYMRGLAESIAKANAKA; via the coding sequence ATGCAAGATAACCGCCGAAATTTTATTAAGAAAAGTGCCTCTTTAGCTGCTGCCTTGTCAATAGGTGGAACTACGTCAGCTATGGCTAACCATTTGATCTCTAAAGAAAAACCAAATAAACTTAAAGCCTTTGCCCGGGATGCAGGTTTAAAATTTGCCTTGGCTATGAGCCCCGATTCTCCGCGCGTACCTTTTGCCAAGCAAATAGATGTACGGCACGCTGTTTCCGGAATAATAAAAACAGCTAATCTTAAACCCTGGGAACCGGAAGCCATTAAAGCTACCAAAGCAGCCTGGGATAAAGAAGGAATAAAATGGACTGTGGTAGAAGGGCCACCATCCTTGGGTGAGCAAACCAAATTAGCATTATCAGGGCGGGATGAAGAAATAGCCAACTTCATCACCTTTATGAAAAACCTGAAGCAATACGGCGGCGTGGATGTGATTTGCTACAACTGGATGCCGGTAATTAGCTGGGCGCGCACTACCATGGACCGGCCGGGCAGGGGAGGTGCTTTGGTAACTTCTTTCGATAACGACGATATTAAAAATAAACCACTTACTAAATACGGTGAGGTTTCGAAAGAAGCTATGTGGAAGAATTTAGAGTATTTCCTGAAAGCCGTTGTGCCTGAGGCCGAGAAAATAGGTATGAATTTGTCGTTGCACCCCGATGATCCACAGGTTCATAGTATTCAGGGCATTTCCCGGATTATGAACACCGTTGAGAATTTCGACCGCATGCTTAAGTTGGTGCCCAGTAAATACAGTGGCCTAACCATGTGCCAGGGTAATTTTTCTTTAATGGGAACCGATATTCCGGCCCTGATTAGAAGATGGGGCAAAGCTGGTAAAATTAATTTTGTGCACTTCCGGAATGTGCAGGATTTAAGTGGCGTTCTGCCCAGTACTAAATTCACCGAAACTTTCCACGACGAAGGCCAGATTGATATGCACGCCGCCATGCAAGCTTATTACGATATTGGCTTTAAAGGTACTATTCGGCCGGACCATGTTCCTACCATGCACGGCGAAGAAAATACCCGCCCCGGCTACATGAATTTAGGTACCTTGTACGCCATCGGCTACATGCGTGGCTTGGCCGAATCTATTGCTAAGGCAAACGCCAAAGCTTAA
- a CDS encoding mannonate dehydratase, which produces MKDNRREFLKKSTALAALSVVGLNACNSSGNETSENATAVRTGGANTAKGAEWPIKIGENMPRLTLGVGSNASVAEMRQIKQLGVDYVLMGGPRIPWTVESLREIMDRFKAEGLTVINMIIGEHPHTIYGREGRDEEIKKIQDSLVAAGQAGLPVVEYNFYAHRLMEGYYEEKTRGGAGNTSFDYEKGKNLPTDPKLGTPQTAEMLWNNLTYFLKAVIPVAEKAGVRMALHPNDPPIPVSHGHAQIMATYKDWQRLLQIVDSPSNGMTYDCGVTREMGEDPVEVLRYMGSRDRINHIHYRNVTVEKPYVKYSEVFFDEGQVNMFAVMQEIFKQGYKFGIYPEHPRALDYDKEHPGGIKNMYPGGGGYAAQAYNVAYTKAMMQAVVSLKETGVNV; this is translated from the coding sequence ATGAAAGATAACCGTCGTGAATTTTTAAAAAAAAGTACTGCTTTAGCTGCTCTTTCCGTTGTCGGTTTAAATGCCTGCAATTCTTCCGGAAATGAGACCTCCGAAAATGCAACCGCTGTTCGTACTGGCGGGGCAAATACCGCTAAAGGTGCCGAATGGCCCATTAAAATAGGAGAAAACATGCCCCGGCTAACCCTTGGCGTTGGGAGCAATGCTTCGGTTGCCGAAATGCGCCAGATTAAACAACTTGGAGTGGATTACGTGCTAATGGGCGGGCCACGCATTCCCTGGACCGTTGAAAGCCTCAGGGAAATTATGGACCGCTTTAAAGCCGAAGGTTTAACGGTGATAAACATGATAATCGGGGAACACCCGCATACCATTTATGGCCGGGAAGGAAGAGATGAGGAAATTAAAAAAATACAAGACTCGTTAGTGGCAGCCGGTCAAGCGGGTTTACCAGTAGTGGAGTATAACTTTTACGCCCACCGGCTCATGGAAGGTTATTACGAAGAAAAAACGCGTGGAGGAGCTGGTAACACCAGTTTTGATTACGAAAAAGGCAAAAATTTACCCACCGATCCAAAACTTGGCACTCCGCAAACCGCCGAAATGCTCTGGAATAATTTAACGTATTTTTTAAAAGCAGTGATTCCGGTAGCTGAAAAAGCGGGCGTTCGGATGGCGCTGCACCCCAACGATCCCCCCATTCCGGTTAGTCATGGCCATGCGCAAATAATGGCTACTTATAAAGATTGGCAGCGCCTGCTTCAAATTGTAGATAGCCCTTCCAACGGTATGACGTACGACTGTGGCGTAACCCGCGAAATGGGCGAAGACCCCGTAGAAGTTCTCCGCTATATGGGTTCGCGCGACCGGATTAATCACATTCACTACCGCAATGTAACCGTAGAAAAGCCCTATGTAAAATACTCCGAAGTTTTCTTTGATGAGGGCCAGGTAAATATGTTTGCGGTAATGCAGGAGATTTTTAAACAAGGGTACAAATTTGGTATTTATCCCGAACATCCGCGCGCCTTGGATTACGATAAAGAGCACCCGGGAGGAATTAAAAATATGTATCCCGGTGGCGGCGGATACGCCGCTCAAGCCTACAATGTAGCTTATACCAAAGCCATGATGCAAGCCGTGGTTTCGTTAAAAGAAACCGGAGTAAATGTTTGA
- a CDS encoding mannonate dehydratase, producing the protein MKDNRRDFIKKSASLAAALSLGGINPVTSQALTSAKKANSALKSMVKDAGMEMSTAYFAGIDANKQLIELAKQMDALGAVAGIDTRITGLTDVKPWEYKAIAGVKEAWKKVGLNYNVVEGPPSLGEKTKLGLEGRDEEISNFITFMKNLKKAGVDVICYNWMPVISWARTQMDRPARGGALVTAFDYNDIKNKPLTKYGEVTKETMWKNLEYFLKAVVPEAEKIEMKLALHPDDPQVHSIQGISRIMNTVENFDRMLKIMPSDFNGITMCQGNFALMGKDIPSLIRRWGKAGKIHFVHFRNVQDLSGVLPSTKFTETFHDEGQIDMYEAMKAYYEINFKGAIRPDHVPTMAGEENTRPGYMTLGNLFAIGYMRGLMEAVSKNARKS; encoded by the coding sequence ATGAAAGACAATCGTCGGGACTTTATAAAAAAAAGTGCCTCCCTGGCAGCCGCTTTATCTTTGGGAGGAATAAACCCTGTTACTTCCCAAGCTCTGACCTCTGCTAAAAAAGCAAATTCCGCTTTAAAATCTATGGTAAAAGATGCGGGTATGGAAATGAGTACGGCCTATTTTGCTGGGATTGACGCCAATAAACAATTAATAGAATTGGCGAAACAAATGGATGCTTTAGGCGCAGTTGCCGGTATTGATACCCGCATTACTGGATTAACCGATGTAAAACCCTGGGAGTATAAGGCTATTGCCGGCGTAAAAGAAGCCTGGAAAAAAGTAGGTTTAAATTATAACGTGGTAGAAGGCCCGCCTTCACTCGGAGAAAAAACTAAATTAGGCTTGGAAGGCCGCGATGAAGAAATTTCTAACTTCATCACCTTCATGAAAAATTTAAAAAAAGCTGGCGTAGATGTAATTTGCTACAACTGGATGCCGGTAATTAGCTGGGCCCGTACACAAATGGACCGGCCGGCCCGCGGTGGTGCTTTGGTAACTGCCTTTGATTACAACGATATTAAAAATAAACCACTTACTAAATACGGCGAAGTAACCAAAGAAACCATGTGGAAGAATCTGGAATACTTCCTGAAAGCCGTGGTACCCGAAGCCGAAAAAATTGAAATGAAACTAGCCTTGCACCCCGATGATCCGCAGGTGCATAGCATCCAGGGAATTTCCCGGATTATGAATACCGTGGAAAACTTTGACCGTATGTTAAAAATTATGCCGAGCGATTTTAATGGTATAACAATGTGCCAAGGAAATTTTGCTTTAATGGGTAAAGATATTCCTTCTTTAATTAGACGGTGGGGTAAAGCCGGTAAGATTCACTTTGTGCATTTCCGGAATGTGCAGGATTTAAGTGGGGTGTTGCCCAGCACCAAATTCACCGAAACTTTCCACGACGAAGGCCAGATTGATATGTACGAAGCGATGAAAGCTTATTACGAAATTAATTTTAAAGGTGCTATTCGGCCAGACCACGTTCCGACCATGGCCGGTGAAGAAAATACCCGACCGGGCTATATGACCTTAGGAAACCTGTTTGCCATTGGTTACATGCGCGGATTAATGGAAGCCGTAAGCAAAAACGCGAGAAAATCGTAA
- a CDS encoding nuclear transport factor 2 family protein codes for MKKSFYLLFTFLVISFSVQAQSKNEKAVAEAVANLRKGMLDGDKDLLDQVTSANLSYGHSNGKLEDKATFIQVLASGENDFVTMDVTDQTIKLLNKNTAIVRHNFSAQTNNGGTPGSTKLGVLLVWQKEQGKWKLVARQAFKLV; via the coding sequence ATGAAAAAAAGTTTTTATTTACTCTTTACCTTTTTAGTAATTTCATTTAGTGTACAAGCCCAGTCTAAAAACGAAAAAGCCGTTGCCGAAGCTGTTGCTAACCTGAGAAAGGGAATGCTGGACGGGGATAAAGATTTATTAGACCAGGTTACTTCCGCTAATTTATCTTATGGTCACTCCAACGGTAAATTAGAAGATAAAGCTACTTTTATTCAGGTGTTGGCTAGTGGGGAAAATGATTTTGTGACCATGGATGTAACAGATCAAACCATTAAACTCCTGAACAAAAATACTGCGATTGTGCGGCATAATTTTTCCGCTCAAACCAACAATGGCGGTACTCCTGGTAGTACCAAATTAGGCGTATTATTAGTTTGGCAAAAAGAGCAAGGTAAATGGAAGTTAGTTGCCCGTCAAGCTTTTAAACTGGTTTAG
- a CDS encoding outer membrane protein assembly factor BamB family protein has product MNYPLKSLTVGLLLLGSCVQSGRETGSKSTIKNEDWTSYGGNKAGNRYSPLTQINTSNVQNLKLAWSYDTGDNNNPKERGIDIQCQPIVVNGILYGTTPRMKLFAVRANTGEQIWQFNPFSDPSKKPRFHAIRGVAYWEDGDDKRILYSVGSSLYAINALTGEKVPGFGTNGEVDLHEGLGDREVFGHDVTKLSVDMTTPGVVYKDFLIVGSRVSEYGDAAPGYIRSFNIRSGKLEWVFHTIPRPGEYGYETWPKDAYKNMGGANAWSGLVVDEKRGIVYTGTGSAAVDFYGGARKGENLFANSVLALNAETGKRVWHFQTQHHDLWDRDLPCPPNLMTVKHNGKLVDAVVQATKDGLIFVFDRDTGTPLFPVKEVPVPTSPALPGEHPWPTQPIPTKPAPFARQELTEADITDRTPEAHAYVSDRFKNSLHGSKYMPPSIEGTLFFGFGGGAEWGGNAADPNGILYQNSNEMLWWLKMRDMRDQNKGVVSKGKSLFNSTCAVCHGVDGKGSGGGDQAQAYPVLTDVGKRLTKEQIAATIRTGRGRMPSFQHIPEEDREAIINFLLNTEAKTTPTAGASASTDFHNQGPSATANDNSGFPYVPPFLNNGYTQFRDQDKYPAVKPPWGTLNAIDLNTGEYLWRVPLGEYPELSKKGIPPTGTENHGGPVVTAGGLIFIAATYDEKLRAFDKKTGNVVWEYKLPAGGFATPITYMVDGKQYVAIAAGGTRYGLKPGGTYVAFALP; this is encoded by the coding sequence ATGAATTACCCTTTAAAATCCTTGACAGTAGGCCTACTGCTATTGGGAAGCTGTGTCCAATCTGGTCGGGAAACTGGTTCCAAATCAACTATAAAAAACGAAGACTGGACTTCCTATGGTGGCAACAAAGCAGGAAACCGGTACTCGCCCTTAACGCAAATTAACACCAGCAACGTCCAGAATTTAAAATTGGCCTGGTCCTACGATACCGGGGATAACAATAATCCCAAAGAACGAGGTATAGATATTCAATGTCAGCCCATTGTGGTAAATGGCATTTTGTACGGCACTACTCCTCGTATGAAGCTTTTTGCCGTAAGAGCCAATACTGGTGAACAAATCTGGCAGTTTAATCCCTTCTCCGATCCCAGTAAAAAGCCAAGGTTCCATGCCATCCGGGGGGTTGCGTACTGGGAAGACGGTGATGATAAACGAATTCTTTATTCCGTAGGATCTTCGCTGTATGCTATCAATGCTTTAACGGGCGAAAAAGTACCCGGTTTTGGCACCAACGGCGAAGTAGACTTGCACGAAGGCTTAGGCGATAGGGAAGTTTTTGGCCACGATGTAACCAAACTTTCGGTGGATATGACTACACCGGGCGTGGTGTATAAAGATTTTTTAATTGTAGGTTCCCGGGTATCGGAATACGGCGATGCGGCTCCTGGTTATATTCGGTCTTTTAACATTCGATCGGGTAAACTCGAATGGGTGTTTCATACTATTCCTCGTCCGGGTGAGTACGGTTACGAAACCTGGCCTAAAGACGCTTACAAAAATATGGGCGGCGCCAATGCTTGGAGCGGCTTAGTAGTAGACGAGAAACGGGGAATTGTGTATACCGGAACTGGTTCGGCGGCGGTAGATTTTTATGGTGGAGCCCGGAAAGGAGAAAACTTATTTGCTAATTCGGTGCTGGCGTTAAACGCCGAAACCGGCAAACGAGTATGGCACTTTCAAACGCAGCACCACGACCTCTGGGACCGCGACCTGCCCTGCCCACCTAATTTAATGACGGTAAAACATAATGGTAAATTAGTAGATGCGGTGGTACAAGCTACTAAAGACGGATTAATTTTTGTTTTTGATCGGGATACCGGTACACCTCTATTTCCGGTTAAGGAAGTACCCGTACCTACTTCACCAGCTTTACCCGGCGAACATCCCTGGCCTACGCAACCTATACCTACTAAACCTGCTCCATTTGCTAGGCAAGAATTAACCGAAGCCGATATTACTGATCGTACTCCGGAAGCGCACGCTTACGTTTCAGACAGATTTAAAAACAGCCTGCACGGTAGCAAATACATGCCGCCCAGCATAGAAGGCACCTTGTTTTTTGGATTTGGGGGAGGTGCCGAATGGGGAGGGAATGCCGCCGACCCGAATGGTATTTTATACCAGAACTCCAACGAAATGCTATGGTGGCTGAAAATGCGTGATATGCGCGACCAAAACAAAGGCGTGGTTTCGAAAGGAAAATCTTTATTTAACAGTACTTGTGCGGTATGCCATGGCGTAGATGGAAAAGGCAGCGGCGGTGGAGATCAAGCCCAGGCTTATCCTGTTTTAACCGATGTAGGTAAGCGCTTAACCAAAGAACAGATTGCTGCCACAATCCGGACTGGCCGGGGTCGGATGCCTTCTTTCCAGCATATTCCGGAAGAAGATCGGGAAGCTATTATTAATTTCTTGTTAAATACTGAGGCGAAAACCACACCAACTGCCGGTGCCTCAGCCAGCACTGATTTTCACAACCAAGGGCCTTCTGCTACTGCCAATGATAATTCAGGATTTCCGTACGTACCTCCTTTCCTCAACAATGGTTATACCCAGTTCCGCGACCAGGATAAATACCCGGCCGTTAAACCACCTTGGGGTACTTTAAATGCCATTGATTTAAATACCGGCGAGTATTTATGGCGGGTACCACTGGGCGAGTATCCAGAGCTATCTAAAAAAGGCATACCGCCAACCGGTACTGAGAACCATGGTGGCCCCGTTGTAACGGCCGGTGGTCTTATTTTTATTGCCGCCACGTACGACGAAAAACTCCGCGCTTTCGACAAAAAGACCGGCAATGTGGTATGGGAATACAAATTACCCGCTGGTGGTTTTGCCACTCCGATTACCTATATGGTAGATGGTAAACAATACGTAGCCATTGCTGCCGGTGGCACCCGCTACGGCTTAAAACCAGGCGGAACTTACGTTGCTTTTGCCTTACCTTAA
- a CDS encoding glycoside hydrolase family 140 protein, translating into MKQKLFSLAFISCLISSAIQAQIKVSPNNQYLITRDGKPFFWLGDTDWELFHRLTREEAEQLLEIRKQQGFNVIQAVALAEFNGIREPNRYGDTPLLNDDPTKLAITPGNDPNNADQYDYWDNVDFVIKKAAEKGMYIGLLPTWGDKVTPKWGDGPVIFNPENAQVYGTTLANRYKNQWNIIWIMGGDRPAKYKSDREGQMKEYDQVPVWRAMAKGIESVLGKEAFITYHPGGGPNSTSQQIHQEDWLDMNSFQSGHGSREAEAWVYVTRDLALTPKKPTLDMEPCYEEHPVNPWDGKWTRQSRGYFTAYDVRARIYRGIFAGACGVTYGHHSIWQFVNPKLYKTINLGDTLVTWQQATKAPAARQMQFLKNLMLSRPYFTRVADQSLVISDKGSTYVDVVTATRDEKGAYALVYLPQNKPVTVDVSRITGKTKNIWWYNPSTGKATAGKTIQANDKQTFTPPSEGKDWVLVIDDASKKFKTPGKL; encoded by the coding sequence ATGAAGCAAAAGCTTTTTTCCCTTGCTTTTATAAGCTGTTTAATTTCCAGCGCCATTCAGGCACAAATAAAAGTAAGCCCGAATAATCAATATTTAATTACCCGGGATGGTAAACCTTTCTTTTGGTTAGGCGATACCGATTGGGAATTATTTCATCGGCTCACCCGGGAAGAAGCCGAACAATTATTAGAAATCCGGAAACAACAAGGTTTTAACGTAATCCAAGCCGTGGCATTAGCCGAGTTTAACGGCATACGGGAACCTAATCGCTACGGCGATACCCCTTTACTAAACGACGACCCTACTAAACTAGCCATAACACCGGGCAACGACCCGAACAATGCCGACCAATACGATTATTGGGATAATGTAGATTTTGTAATAAAAAAAGCGGCCGAAAAAGGCATGTATATTGGTTTGTTACCCACCTGGGGCGACAAAGTAACGCCCAAATGGGGCGATGGCCCGGTAATCTTTAATCCGGAAAACGCGCAAGTTTACGGCACTACGCTGGCAAACCGTTATAAAAATCAATGGAATATTATCTGGATTATGGGCGGCGACCGTCCAGCCAAATACAAATCAGACCGGGAAGGCCAAATGAAAGAATACGACCAGGTACCCGTGTGGCGGGCTATGGCCAAAGGTATTGAAAGTGTATTGGGCAAAGAAGCTTTCATCACCTACCATCCGGGGGGTGGCCCCAACTCTACCTCGCAGCAAATTCATCAGGAAGATTGGCTCGACATGAATTCGTTCCAGTCGGGCCACGGTTCCCGTGAAGCCGAAGCCTGGGTTTACGTTACCCGCGATTTAGCGCTTACACCTAAAAAACCGACCTTAGACATGGAGCCGTGCTACGAAGAACACCCGGTAAACCCTTGGGATGGCAAATGGACGCGGCAAAGCCGTGGTTACTTTACGGCTTACGATGTGCGCGCCCGCATTTACCGCGGCATTTTTGCCGGCGCTTGCGGCGTTACCTACGGTCACCACAGCATCTGGCAATTTGTGAACCCCAAGCTGTATAAAACCATTAACCTCGGCGACACCTTAGTAACCTGGCAACAAGCTACCAAAGCACCGGCGGCTAGGCAAATGCAATTTTTAAAAAATCTGATGTTGTCGCGGCCATATTTTACCCGCGTAGCCGACCAAAGCCTGGTTATTTCGGATAAAGGCAGCACCTACGTAGATGTAGTCACCGCCACCCGCGACGAAAAAGGCGCTTACGCCCTAGTGTATTTACCGCAGAACAAACCCGTAACGGTTGATGTATCTCGTATTACCGGTAAAACTAAAAACATTTGGTGGTATAACCCAAGCACCGGAAAAGCCACCGCCGGAAAAACGATCCAAGCAAATGATAAACAAACTTTTACTCCGCCTTCCGAAGGAAAAGATTGGGTGCTAGTAATCGATGATGCTTCTAAAAAGTTTAAAACGCCGGGCAAGCTTTAA
- a CDS encoding RagB/SusD family nutrient uptake outer membrane protein, which produces MKKINILVLAVLLAAGTGCKDYLDEETNGALLGAQALSSQQGLEAALTGAYKGWANTWGTGFIHATAIAATMGGDDVTTHKASNKADFREFDQFNVPATNQRTQALYSGCYKAIQGANNVIANYKNTTGDAATINVIVGEAYFVRAVSYYWLTRLYGSIPLITQAEFSNELLTIGKTAPAEVYKLIEADLLEAEKLVPDTKRDPGRPNKGTVKAYLADVYLTEAGYPLKQTEKYALAAAKAKEVIDNKAVYGFDLLPTYAAVFENDPTKNGTAETVFQISTFQGNGSSTNANYGWSAMPGEETGWDDFFAEINFFNNFPAGPRKDVTFRTTFKKADGTTVSWEQSQTQHPYYQKYYIKGEVKNWASSVPESMMRYAHVLTIYAEAQARATGSPDELAYTSINAIRTRAGLQPLQGLSGEEFAAAVVQERAWEFAAERTRWFDLVRLEMVETVNANKHPNDLQPIGGIAKEDYAFPLPFSETSVNPNLK; this is translated from the coding sequence ATGAAAAAAATAAATATATTAGTACTGGCGGTGCTGTTAGCTGCCGGTACGGGCTGCAAAGATTACCTCGACGAAGAAACCAATGGAGCTTTATTAGGTGCCCAGGCCTTAAGTTCGCAGCAAGGTTTAGAAGCCGCCTTAACCGGTGCTTACAAAGGCTGGGCAAATACCTGGGGAACTGGTTTTATTCACGCCACTGCTATTGCCGCTACCATGGGCGGCGACGATGTAACCACGCATAAAGCCAGTAACAAAGCTGATTTTCGGGAGTTCGACCAGTTTAACGTACCGGCCACGAACCAAAGAACCCAGGCTTTATACAGCGGTTGCTACAAAGCCATACAAGGAGCTAATAACGTTATTGCCAACTACAAAAACACCACCGGCGATGCCGCTACCATTAATGTTATCGTGGGCGAAGCTTACTTTGTACGGGCGGTATCCTATTATTGGCTAACCCGCTTGTACGGCAGTATTCCTTTAATTACCCAGGCCGAATTTTCGAATGAATTGTTAACCATAGGCAAAACGGCACCCGCCGAAGTATACAAGTTAATCGAAGCGGATTTGCTCGAAGCCGAAAAACTGGTACCCGATACCAAGCGCGATCCGGGTCGGCCAAATAAAGGCACCGTAAAAGCTTACTTAGCTGATGTATATTTAACCGAAGCCGGCTATCCTTTAAAGCAAACCGAAAAATATGCCTTGGCTGCCGCTAAAGCCAAAGAAGTAATCGATAATAAAGCAGTTTATGGCTTTGATTTATTGCCTACCTACGCCGCTGTTTTCGAAAACGATCCTACTAAAAACGGAACCGCCGAAACAGTATTCCAGATTTCTACTTTCCAGGGCAATGGCTCCAGTACCAACGCTAATTACGGCTGGTCAGCGATGCCGGGCGAGGAAACCGGTTGGGATGATTTCTTTGCGGAAATCAACTTCTTCAACAACTTTCCGGCCGGCCCCCGCAAAGACGTAACCTTCCGGACTACTTTTAAGAAAGCTGATGGTACTACTGTTTCGTGGGAACAAAGCCAGACCCAGCACCCGTACTACCAGAAGTACTACATAAAAGGCGAAGTGAAAAACTGGGCTTCATCGGTACCGGAATCCATGATGCGCTACGCCCACGTGTTAACCATTTACGCGGAGGCGCAAGCCCGCGCCACTGGTTCACCGGACGAACTGGCTTACACCTCTATCAACGCCATTCGTACCCGGGCCGGTCTACAACCTTTACAAGGCTTATCCGGTGAGGAGTTTGCCGCGGCAGTAGTTCAGGAACGTGCCTGGGAATTTGCCGCCGAAAGAACCCGTTGGTTTGACTTAGTGCGCTTGGAAATGGTAGAAACGGTGAACGCCAACAAACATCCCAACGATTTGCAACCCATTGGTGGCATCGCCAAGGAAGATTATGCCTTCCCGCTGCCATTCTCCGAAACTTCGGTTAATCCTAACTTAAAGTAA